The proteins below come from a single Streptomyces sp. MRC013 genomic window:
- a CDS encoding RNA-binding S4 domain-containing protein → MAATDEANPDATARVDSWIWAVRLTKTRSQAATACRAGHVRVNGDRAKPAQSVKPGDEVRIFHAGRERVVEVRRILTKRVGAPVAAEAYTDKTPPPPPREHVALAGVRDRGAGRPTKRERRELDQLRGARRS, encoded by the coding sequence CGCGACGGCGCGCGTCGACAGCTGGATCTGGGCCGTACGCCTCACCAAGACCCGCTCCCAGGCCGCCACGGCCTGCCGCGCCGGACACGTCCGCGTCAACGGCGACCGCGCCAAGCCCGCCCAGTCCGTCAAGCCGGGCGACGAGGTGCGGATCTTCCACGCCGGCCGCGAGCGCGTGGTCGAGGTGAGGCGGATCCTCACCAAGCGCGTCGGCGCTCCCGTCGCGGCCGAGGCCTACACGGACAAGACCCCGCCCCCGCCGCCCCGCGAGCACGTCGCCCTCGCGGGCGTCCGCGACCGGGGCGCGGGCCGCCCCACCAAGCGCGAGCGCCGCGAACTCGACCAGCTCCGCGGCGCCCGCCGTTCCTAG
- a CDS encoding aminoglycoside phosphotransferase family protein, with amino-acid sequence MYTASSSVSASPRPRTVPAGGGPHPGPAQAGRNRRWAGAVTGPLSGRIDLSGPQGAQLRRVIASVHRICPEFNPVQVMRRSGRSVLLVGATGRATAVAKCLLDHSPVWVERFRHEIAAYRTFVRHRPPVRVPRLIAADPDNGALVVERMPGRAAALSRHVAEAPPRADVKAVLGAVARLNEWRPPAGTFDAPLDYASRIARYHELGLFTDRDRDDLQKLLRGLAQAGGRHGVGQFCHGDALLSNMLLSPAGPVLVDWEHAGWYLPGYDLATLWTVLGDAPVARRRISQLAQAGGPAARDAFLVNLMLILTREIRTYETAVQRTIREAPPAGSVPVQPGAVSPGEEQRLLLRRLHDDCALARRAVRAAVGTR; translated from the coding sequence ATGTACACAGCATCGTCCTCCGTGTCCGCCTCGCCCCGGCCCCGCACCGTACCGGCGGGCGGCGGTCCGCACCCGGGCCCGGCCCAGGCGGGCCGGAACAGGCGCTGGGCGGGGGCGGTGACCGGTCCGCTCAGCGGGAGGATCGACCTGTCGGGACCGCAGGGCGCCCAGCTGCGGAGGGTGATCGCGTCGGTGCACCGCATCTGCCCGGAGTTCAACCCCGTGCAGGTGATGCGGCGCAGCGGGCGCTCGGTCCTGCTCGTCGGCGCGACGGGGCGGGCCACCGCCGTCGCGAAGTGCTTACTGGACCACTCCCCCGTGTGGGTCGAGCGGTTCCGGCACGAGATCGCCGCGTACCGCACGTTCGTCCGGCACCGTCCCCCGGTGCGGGTGCCGCGGCTGATCGCGGCGGACCCGGACAACGGCGCGCTGGTCGTCGAGCGGATGCCGGGCCGGGCCGCGGCACTGAGCCGCCACGTGGCGGAGGCCCCGCCCCGGGCGGACGTCAAGGCGGTCCTGGGGGCGGTGGCGCGGCTCAACGAGTGGCGTCCGCCGGCCGGCACGTTCGACGCGCCGCTGGACTACGCGTCGAGGATCGCCCGGTACCACGAGCTGGGCCTGTTCACCGACCGGGACCGGGACGACCTGCAGAAGCTGCTGCGCGGCCTGGCGCAGGCCGGCGGCCGGCACGGCGTGGGGCAGTTCTGCCACGGCGACGCGCTGCTGTCGAACATGCTGCTGTCGCCGGCCGGCCCGGTGCTGGTCGACTGGGAGCACGCCGGCTGGTACCTGCCCGGCTACGACCTGGCGACGCTGTGGACCGTGCTGGGCGACGCGCCCGTCGCGCGGCGGCGGATCAGCCAGCTCGCGCAGGCCGGCGGTCCCGCGGCGCGCGACGCGTTCCTGGTGAACCTGATGCTCATCCTGACGCGGGAGATCCGGACGTACGAGACGGCGGTGCAGCGCACGATACGAGAGGCTCCGCCCGCGGGTTCGGTCCCCGTGCAGCCCGGTGCGGTCTCGCCCGGGGAGGAGCAGCGGCTGCTGCTGCGGCGGCTGCACGACGACTGCGCGCTGGCACGGCGGGCCGTGCGCGCGGCGGTCGGCACGCGCTGA
- a CDS encoding SpoIIE family protein phosphatase: MPSPLFADRSHQSPEDGQVDALISQTRRLRGEVDAVRQDAASGGTDPRARWQRALYDLAVHQLDDLGAHLGQLREGVPEQPARRGATAEEAPRPEDRDGRPSGGGTAGPPLTRVGSAEWDLLTDEADWSQELYRIVGRSPDAGPMSLDELPSLVFAEDQPLLTRLLTDCLVDGKPIDGEFRIVRADGRVRTLHMAGEPALDGEGRTASMWAVFRDVSEVRRSERAVRESRESLRRRHERQEAEHRLAAELRETVLPFRRGPLRLAGGGAASLDVAGHRLPSADGRTGGDWYDVLGLPDGDALLTVGDLTGHGVPAASSVAVLLGALRGLALAGVRPGPLLGHLNQMVEAAGQPALGSALCCRYDPAAGALHWAGAGHPAPLLFRDGAGRVLDRPEGLPLGATASGAPYEQAEVRLHPGDLLLLHTDGLTGGGVASDGPPPDTERLLALAPGFARARGAQECVRMVAEEFGGTGCTGGACVVAARVGDPS, encoded by the coding sequence ATGCCGTCCCCCCTGTTCGCGGACCGTTCCCACCAGTCGCCGGAGGACGGCCAGGTGGACGCCCTCATCTCGCAGACCCGCCGGCTGCGCGGAGAGGTGGACGCCGTGCGCCAGGACGCCGCGTCCGGCGGAACCGACCCGCGGGCCCGCTGGCAGCGCGCCCTGTACGACCTGGCCGTGCACCAGCTCGACGACCTGGGCGCGCACCTGGGGCAGCTCAGGGAGGGCGTCCCGGAGCAGCCCGCGCGAAGGGGGGCGACCGCGGAGGAGGCCCCCCGGCCGGAGGACCGGGACGGCCGCCCGTCCGGAGGGGGGACCGCCGGCCCCCCGCTCACCCGCGTCGGCAGCGCCGAGTGGGACCTGCTGACGGACGAGGCCGACTGGTCCCAGGAGCTGTACCGGATCGTCGGCCGCTCCCCCGACGCCGGTCCGATGTCCCTGGACGAGCTGCCGTCCCTGGTGTTCGCGGAGGACCAGCCGCTCCTCACCCGGCTGCTGACGGACTGCCTCGTCGACGGCAAGCCGATCGACGGGGAGTTCCGGATCGTACGGGCCGACGGCCGCGTGCGCACCCTTCACATGGCGGGCGAGCCGGCCCTCGACGGCGAGGGCCGCACCGCGTCCATGTGGGCGGTCTTCCGGGACGTCAGCGAAGTGCGCCGCAGTGAGCGCGCCGTGCGCGAGTCCCGCGAGTCGCTGCGCCGGCGGCACGAGAGGCAGGAGGCCGAGCACCGGCTCGCGGCGGAACTCCGGGAGACGGTGCTCCCGTTCCGGCGCGGGCCGCTGCGACTCGCCGGGGGCGGGGCCGCCTCGCTGGACGTCGCCGGGCACCGCCTGCCGTCCGCCGACGGCCGGACCGGCGGCGACTGGTACGACGTGCTGGGGCTGCCCGACGGGGACGCGCTGCTCACGGTCGGTGACCTCACGGGTCACGGCGTGCCCGCCGCCTCGTCGGTGGCGGTACTGCTCGGCGCCCTCCGCGGCCTCGCCCTGGCCGGCGTCCGGCCGGGGCCGCTGCTGGGGCACCTCAACCAGATGGTGGAGGCCGCCGGACAGCCCGCCCTCGGCAGCGCCCTGTGCTGCCGCTACGACCCGGCGGCGGGGGCCCTGCACTGGGCGGGGGCGGGACACCCCGCCCCGCTGCTGTTCCGCGACGGGGCGGGGCGGGTCCTCGACCGGCCGGAGGGCCTCCCGCTGGGCGCGACCGCGTCGGGCGCCCCCTACGAGCAGGCCGAGGTCCGGCTGCACCCCGGTGATCTGCTGCTGCTCCACACGGACGGGCTGACCGGGGGCGGGGTCGCGTCCGACGGGCCCCCGCCGGACACGGAGCGGCTGCTGGCGCTCGCGCCGGGGTTCGCCCGCGCGCGCGGCGCGCAGGAGTGCGTGCGGATGGTGGCCGAGGAGTTCGGCGGCACGGGGTGCACCGGCGGCGCCTGTGTGGTGGCGGCCAGGGTGGGCGACCCGTCGTGA
- a CDS encoding VOC family protein: MTREPTAATGSGAAATSSGALYGAPCWVSLMTRDLEAAHDFYGAVMGWEFRPARLGKDFSVALSGGRVVAGMGALASAFHVAVAWTPYFAVRNADVTAGRIRERSGTVAVGPVAFALGRGALAADRDGAVFGIWEGELPTGWGEGWPTAPAWVRLHTRDAFEAAIFYGEVLDWACGRAGHCDVEYEGDEVVLRGTGRAVARLSSGALEAAPDPAIRPRWQVHFPVTDVEGRVAAALRHGGTVVSHEPGVQATLRDPDGGLFTLTDSGTAERAEALPGPTDVSAEAGAVEPPD; this comes from the coding sequence ATGACCAGAGAACCGACGGCTGCCACGGGTTCGGGAGCGGCAGCGACATCGAGCGGCGCGCTCTACGGCGCGCCGTGCTGGGTCAGCCTGATGACCCGCGACCTGGAGGCCGCGCACGACTTCTACGGAGCCGTCATGGGGTGGGAGTTCCGGCCCGCGCGGCTCGGGAAGGACTTCAGCGTCGCGCTGTCCGGCGGCCGGGTGGTCGCCGGGATGGGCGCCCTGGCCTCGGCGTTCCATGTGGCGGTGGCCTGGACGCCGTACTTCGCCGTGCGGAACGCGGACGTGACGGCGGGACGCATCCGGGAGCGCAGCGGCACGGTGGCGGTCGGGCCGGTCGCGTTCGCCCTGGGGCGCGGGGCGCTGGCGGCGGACCGGGACGGGGCGGTGTTCGGCATCTGGGAGGGCGAGCTGCCCACCGGCTGGGGCGAGGGGTGGCCGACGGCGCCGGCGTGGGTGCGGCTGCACACGCGGGACGCCTTCGAGGCGGCGATCTTCTACGGGGAGGTCCTGGACTGGGCCTGCGGGCGGGCGGGCCACTGCGACGTGGAGTACGAGGGCGACGAGGTCGTGCTGCGGGGCACCGGGCGGGCGGTGGCGCGGCTGTCCTCGGGCGCCCTGGAGGCGGCCCCGGACCCGGCGATCCGGCCCCGCTGGCAGGTGCACTTCCCGGTGACGGACGTGGAGGGGCGGGTGGCGGCCGCGCTGCGGCACGGCGGGACGGTGGTCTCCCACGAGCCGGGGGTGCAGGCGACGCTGCGCGACCCGGACGGCGGGCTGTTCACCCTGACGGACTCGGGGACCGCCGAACGGGCCGAGGCCCTTCCCGGGCCGACGGACGTGAGCGCGGAGGCGGGGGCGGTGGAGCCGCCCGACTGA
- a CDS encoding glycosyltransferase family 2 protein, with translation MVDVSVVVPCFDESEVIGAFHTAVVAALEPTGAAFELCYVDDGSRDGTVERLRELARADARVRYTSFSRNFGKESAMLAGMRMSRGAAVVLMDADLQHPPELLPRMLELRRHGYDQVVARRDRSGENPVRRVLSRAYYRLVRRFMEVEVVDGAGDFRLLSRRAVAAVLALPESNRFSKGLFSWIGFDTVSFRYENACRAAGASKWGRRRLLDYGVDGLLSFNSRPLRLAVHTGLWLFLSALAYAAWIVANALLDGVDTPGYATLITAVVGLSGVQLATLGVIGEYVGRIYHESKRRPHYVVRETDRDAPGSPAAGPAPSGAGRRP, from the coding sequence ATGGTGGACGTGTCGGTCGTCGTTCCGTGTTTCGACGAGAGCGAGGTGATCGGCGCCTTCCACACGGCGGTGGTGGCCGCGCTGGAGCCCACGGGGGCCGCCTTCGAGCTCTGCTACGTGGACGACGGCAGTCGCGACGGGACCGTGGAGCGGCTGCGGGAGCTGGCCCGCGCCGACGCGCGGGTGCGGTACACCTCGTTCAGCCGGAACTTCGGCAAGGAGTCGGCGATGCTCGCCGGGATGCGGATGTCCCGGGGCGCGGCGGTGGTGCTGATGGACGCCGACCTCCAGCACCCGCCGGAGCTGCTGCCGCGGATGCTGGAGCTGCGCCGGCACGGCTACGACCAGGTGGTGGCCCGGCGCGACCGGTCCGGCGAGAACCCGGTCCGCAGGGTCCTCAGCCGCGCCTACTACCGGCTGGTGCGGCGGTTCATGGAGGTGGAGGTCGTCGACGGGGCCGGCGACTTCAGGCTGCTGTCGCGGCGCGCCGTGGCGGCGGTCCTGGCGCTGCCGGAGAGCAACCGGTTCTCCAAGGGCCTGTTCTCGTGGATCGGCTTCGACACGGTCTCCTTCCGCTACGAGAACGCGTGCCGCGCCGCGGGTGCGTCGAAGTGGGGCCGCAGGCGGCTGCTGGACTACGGCGTCGACGGGCTGCTGTCCTTCAACAGCCGTCCGCTGCGGCTGGCCGTGCACACCGGGCTGTGGCTGTTCCTCTCGGCGCTCGCCTACGCCGCGTGGATCGTGGCCAACGCGCTGCTGGACGGTGTCGACACGCCGGGGTACGCCACGCTGATCACGGCCGTGGTCGGGCTGAGCGGGGTGCAGCTGGCGACGCTCGGGGTGATCGGCGAGTACGTCGGGAGGATCTACCACGAGTCGAAGCGGCGCCCCCACTACGTGGTGCGGGAGACCGACCGGGACGCGCCCGGGAGCCCCGCGGCCGGACCCGCCCCGTCGGGGGCGGGCCGCCGCCCCTGA
- a CDS encoding trypsin-like serine protease, giving the protein MSVIPARVSAALAAACAVVVGAAVPSSAINSYNAAPAPERTEVGALVATWDDDGDATTPDRVDWVCSGTMVDADTFLTAAHCTTDWPENARFFVSLDQDVRGALDEAAGRHPGDPAAVAREVAVEGTVHNHPRYPGSASDTYDIAVVELPAAQVAARWSFTPAELPRAGALGALGPRGLEEASFTVAGYGTQESRRGPGGHTHPGGGVRMKAPVSFNALNTAWVRLGMTAPQGNGGACYGDSGGPNFAVLDGKRTLVATTITGDGPCYATNVAYRLDAPGARAFLAPFTSLP; this is encoded by the coding sequence TTGAGCGTCATCCCCGCCCGCGTGAGCGCCGCCCTGGCGGCCGCCTGCGCCGTCGTCGTCGGCGCGGCCGTGCCGTCCTCCGCCATCAACTCGTACAACGCGGCCCCGGCGCCCGAGCGCACCGAGGTCGGCGCGCTGGTCGCCACCTGGGACGACGACGGCGACGCGACGACGCCGGACCGGGTCGACTGGGTGTGCTCCGGCACCATGGTCGACGCCGACACGTTCCTCACCGCCGCGCACTGCACCACCGACTGGCCGGAGAACGCCCGGTTCTTCGTCTCCCTCGACCAGGACGTGCGGGGCGCCCTCGACGAGGCGGCCGGCCGCCACCCCGGTGACCCGGCGGCCGTCGCCCGCGAGGTCGCCGTCGAGGGGACCGTGCACAACCACCCGCGCTACCCCGGCTCCGCCTCCGACACGTACGACATCGCGGTGGTCGAACTGCCCGCCGCGCAGGTCGCCGCCCGCTGGTCGTTCACCCCGGCGGAACTGCCCCGGGCGGGTGCGCTCGGCGCGCTGGGCCCGCGGGGCCTGGAGGAGGCGTCGTTCACCGTCGCCGGGTACGGCACGCAGGAGTCGCGGCGCGGGCCGGGCGGCCACACCCACCCGGGCGGCGGCGTGCGGATGAAGGCGCCCGTGTCGTTCAACGCGCTCAACACGGCGTGGGTGCGGCTCGGGATGACCGCGCCGCAGGGCAACGGCGGGGCCTGCTACGGCGACTCGGGCGGCCCGAACTTCGCCGTGCTCGACGGGAAGCGGACGCTGGTGGCGACGACGATCACCGGTGACGGCCCGTGCTACGCGACCAACGTGGCCTACCGCCTGGACGCGCCCGGTGCCCGGGCGTTCCTGGCACCGTTCACGTCCCTCCCGTAG
- a CDS encoding ATP-binding protein, whose amino-acid sequence MPHEVAAACAGAAVEALRNVRHAGAAHVAVRLDGDHRGLELTVADDGRGFAPGRVRRAALGLRDSVVRRMAEVGGSADVRSRPGHGTTVCLRWSAPAPDAHGGMTARPRRQQEVLRAAVGDVRGPLAAVCLPYLVVMAAVAVFQTVGTPVLSGHLLWYLALATATCVLIRRADRRIGGRVALPLLAVAVVGAVSCLPVLPAEAVADYRSWPIGAVTPLLTLLVIVRPVRQTVLALACEEVGILVLTAVDPPGSGSTASAVVMVLPAMLSPATGVVMGLVIRRTLVALGGAVLDAHHHRTAVVAAESAARAGAEQHRRRLREIDAQIVPFLRAVAAGDAPDPAAVRTRADRLARSVRDELHLPGVLDGPLRDLVGRAREAGCEVTVHARAGDGAPPVDTPARAALLRAVLTAALADRGSLEELVLGVQDGPEGPAVSLVAMPGDPRRAAALRAALEGTPHTLEDSADLTWAEAVLPE is encoded by the coding sequence GTGCCGCACGAGGTCGCCGCCGCCTGCGCGGGGGCGGCCGTCGAGGCTCTGCGCAACGTACGGCACGCCGGCGCCGCGCACGTCGCCGTCCGGCTGGACGGGGACCACCGGGGCCTGGAGCTGACCGTGGCGGACGACGGCCGCGGGTTCGCGCCCGGCCGGGTCCGCCGGGCCGCCCTGGGGCTGCGCGACTCCGTCGTACGGAGGATGGCCGAGGTCGGCGGTTCGGCCGACGTGCGCAGCCGGCCCGGCCACGGCACGACGGTGTGCCTGCGCTGGAGTGCCCCGGCACCGGACGCGCACGGCGGCATGACGGCGCGCCCGCGCCGGCAACAGGAGGTGCTGCGCGCCGCCGTGGGCGACGTGCGGGGCCCGCTCGCGGCGGTGTGCCTGCCGTACCTGGTGGTCATGGCCGCCGTCGCGGTGTTCCAGACCGTCGGCACGCCGGTGCTCTCCGGCCACCTCCTGTGGTACCTGGCGCTGGCGACGGCCACCTGCGTCCTGATCCGCCGGGCCGACCGCCGGATCGGCGGACGGGTGGCCCTCCCGCTGCTCGCGGTCGCGGTCGTGGGGGCCGTGAGCTGCCTGCCGGTGCTCCCGGCGGAGGCCGTCGCGGACTACCGCTCGTGGCCGATCGGCGCGGTCACCCCGCTGCTGACCCTGCTCGTCATCGTGCGCCCGGTCCGCCAGACCGTCCTCGCACTGGCGTGCGAGGAGGTGGGCATCCTCGTGCTGACCGCCGTGGACCCCCCGGGCTCCGGATCGACGGCGAGCGCGGTCGTCATGGTCCTCCCCGCGATGCTGTCGCCCGCGACGGGGGTGGTGATGGGCCTGGTCATCCGGCGCACCCTGGTCGCCCTGGGCGGGGCGGTGCTGGACGCCCACCACCACCGCACAGCCGTCGTGGCCGCCGAGTCCGCCGCCCGCGCCGGGGCGGAGCAGCACCGCCGGCGGCTGCGGGAGATCGACGCGCAGATCGTGCCCTTCCTCCGCGCGGTCGCCGCGGGCGACGCCCCCGACCCGGCCGCCGTCCGCACCCGGGCGGACCGGCTGGCCCGGTCCGTCCGCGACGAGCTGCACCTGCCGGGCGTCCTGGACGGGCCGCTGCGCGACCTGGTCGGCCGTGCCCGCGAAGCGGGCTGCGAGGTGACGGTCCACGCCCGGGCCGGCGACGGCGCCCCGCCGGTCGACACCCCCGCCCGCGCGGCCCTGCTGCGCGCCGTGCTCACCGCCGCCCTCGCGGACCGGGGGTCCTTGGAGGAGCTGGTCCTGGGCGTGCAGGACGGGCCGGAGGGGCCGGCCGTCAGCCTGGTCGCGATGCCGGGCGACCCCCGCCGCGCCGCGGCGCTCCGCGCGGCGCTGGAGGGGACGCCGCACACGCTGGAGGATTCCGCCGACCTGACGTGGGCGGAGGCCGTACTGCCGGAGTAG
- a CDS encoding response regulator transcription factor — protein sequence MDDTRGPHDGDGGAAANGPRLAAVDDHSMILRGIPAYLTESAPEIEWVGSAGNVGALPSAVTALPSVVLLDIELNDGSDVADNVGRLRAWGPRVMLFSREHRPVVVRRGIEAGALGLVLKEDPEAQLVEAVRAAHTGNAYVSGRLAHQIVNDPRGRVRLSPRQLEVVELLARGFRTDAIARRLYMTEETVRTHRRRAIEAFGRNRGTRPAGTSELVYRLMADGHIDLGPAGSDGPGTPPPGAAG from the coding sequence ATGGACGACACCCGGGGACCGCACGACGGCGACGGCGGTGCCGCCGCGAACGGACCGCGCCTGGCCGCGGTCGACGACCACTCGATGATCCTGCGCGGCATCCCGGCGTACCTCACCGAGTCGGCGCCCGAGATCGAGTGGGTGGGCAGCGCCGGGAACGTGGGCGCGCTGCCGTCCGCCGTGACGGCGCTGCCCTCGGTCGTCCTCCTGGACATCGAGTTGAACGACGGCAGCGACGTCGCCGACAACGTCGGCCGCCTGCGGGCGTGGGGCCCGCGGGTCATGCTGTTCAGCCGCGAGCACCGCCCCGTGGTGGTGCGCCGGGGCATCGAGGCGGGGGCGCTCGGACTGGTGCTGAAGGAGGATCCGGAGGCCCAGCTCGTCGAGGCGGTCAGGGCGGCGCACACGGGCAACGCGTACGTGTCCGGCCGGCTGGCCCACCAGATCGTCAACGACCCCCGGGGAAGGGTGCGGCTGAGCCCCCGCCAGCTCGAGGTGGTGGAGCTGCTGGCCCGCGGCTTCAGGACGGACGCCATCGCCCGCCGCCTGTACATGACCGAGGAGACGGTCCGGACCCACCGGCGGCGGGCCATCGAGGCGTTCGGCAGGAACCGGGGGACCCGGCCGGCCGGCACCTCCGAGTTGGTGTACCGCCTGATGGCGGACGGCCACATCGACCTCGGCCCGGCCGGTTCCGACGGACCGGGTACGCCGCCCCCGGGCGCCGCCGGGTGA
- a CDS encoding RICIN domain-containing protein — MFFARKTALGCTVLLALAFTGVGTGQAAAAAPEGAAQAAPQTLVLRTVKDPNMVADMAYGSPTAGNPVTLYPYHGGTNQQWEVVPVQGDWFQLRNKASGTCLVNGYHSVENGHKLAGYGCNSGYEDQLWTMVGVENTNQFTLVNKYSGKCMDQTLNGTTQTQLTQWQCHGQVQQRWTAAVV, encoded by the coding sequence ATGTTTTTCGCGCGCAAGACGGCTCTGGGCTGCACGGTCCTGCTGGCCCTGGCGTTCACCGGCGTCGGCACGGGCCAGGCGGCCGCCGCGGCCCCCGAGGGCGCCGCCCAGGCCGCTCCGCAGACCCTGGTCCTGCGCACGGTCAAGGACCCCAACATGGTGGCCGACATGGCCTACGGCTCCCCGACCGCGGGGAACCCGGTCACCCTGTACCCCTACCACGGTGGGACGAACCAGCAGTGGGAGGTCGTCCCGGTGCAGGGCGACTGGTTCCAGCTTCGCAACAAGGCGTCCGGCACCTGCCTGGTCAACGGCTACCACAGCGTGGAGAACGGCCACAAGCTGGCCGGCTACGGCTGCAACAGCGGTTACGAGGACCAGCTCTGGACCATGGTCGGCGTCGAGAACACCAACCAGTTCACGCTGGTCAACAAGTACAGCGGCAAGTGCATGGACCAGACCCTCAACGGCACCACGCAGACCCAGCTCACCCAGTGGCAGTGCCACGGCCAGGTCCAGCAGCGGTGGACCGCCGCAGTGGTCTGA
- a CDS encoding DinB family protein: MTDLKAELHRALQAGRAGLLSKLEGLAEYDMRRPMTPTATNLLGLVKHLAGLEYGYLGESFDRPAPEPLVWVEDGSIWEGADMWARPDESSEYVIGLYRRACAHADRTVADLALETPGQVPHWPEGRRATTLGVLLVRMVSETAQHAGHADVLRELIDGRAGPDHDGLGDDAEWQQYHARIQAAADAHRA; this comes from the coding sequence GTGACCGATCTCAAAGCGGAGTTGCACCGCGCGCTGCAGGCAGGACGGGCCGGTCTGCTCTCCAAGCTGGAGGGACTCGCCGAATACGACATGCGCCGGCCCATGACACCCACCGCCACGAACCTGCTGGGCTTGGTCAAGCACCTGGCGGGCCTTGAGTACGGGTACCTCGGCGAATCGTTCGACCGACCGGCACCAGAACCGCTGGTCTGGGTCGAGGACGGTTCGATCTGGGAAGGCGCAGACATGTGGGCCAGGCCCGACGAGTCCAGCGAGTACGTCATCGGGCTCTACCGGCGTGCCTGCGCGCACGCCGACCGGACCGTCGCGGATCTCGCGCTCGAAACCCCGGGTCAGGTGCCGCACTGGCCCGAAGGCCGCCGGGCCACCACCTTGGGCGTGCTGCTCGTTCGTATGGTCTCCGAGACGGCGCAGCACGCTGGCCACGCGGATGTCCTGCGAGAGCTCATCGACGGCAGAGCCGGACCGGATCACGACGGCTTGGGCGACGATGCCGAGTGGCAGCAGTATCACGCCCGCATCCAGGCGGCGGCCGACGCCCACCGTGCTTGA
- a CDS encoding ornithine decarboxylase, with product MDHSRVPVLEALEEFRRRGDVVYGPPGHKQGPGVDPRVLEVLGEDLFRADVLSLNGLDDRRESRGVLARAQELMADAVGADHAFFSTCGSSLSVKTAMLAVAGPGEKLLVSRNAHKSVISAVIVNGVEPVWVHPKWDAGRHLAHPPEPDDVRRSLRAHPDAKGMLLITPTDWGSCADVRGAAEACHAHDVPLIVDEAWGAHLPFHPELPVWGMDAGADLVVTSVHKMGGAVEQSSVFHLRGDRVSPEVLRQREDLLGTTSSSSLVYATLDGWRRQMVEQGRELLETALRRAGRVREVVAGLPGLRLMDDAVVREGLAAEIDPLKITIDVRELGVSGMQAAEWLRTERRVDVGAADTFRISATLTHGDDDRTENVLCGALRALVEGADSIERPRPVRLPEPGALELEQAVLPRTAFFGEAEHVPAEKAAGRIAAETISPYPPGVPAVAPGEVITREVVDYLRSGVAAGMLVPDAADGSLETFRVLAE from the coding sequence ATGGACCATTCCCGGGTACCGGTCCTCGAGGCCCTGGAGGAGTTCAGGCGGCGCGGGGACGTGGTGTACGGACCTCCGGGGCATAAGCAGGGGCCCGGGGTCGACCCCAGGGTGCTGGAGGTCCTCGGGGAGGACCTGTTCCGGGCCGACGTGCTGTCGCTGAACGGCCTGGACGACCGCCGCGAGTCGCGGGGGGTGCTCGCCCGGGCCCAGGAGCTGATGGCGGACGCGGTCGGGGCGGACCACGCCTTCTTCTCCACCTGCGGCAGCTCCCTGTCGGTGAAGACCGCGATGCTGGCGGTGGCCGGTCCCGGTGAGAAGCTGCTGGTCTCCCGCAACGCCCACAAGTCGGTGATCTCGGCCGTGATCGTCAACGGCGTCGAGCCGGTGTGGGTCCACCCGAAGTGGGACGCCGGGCGCCACCTGGCGCACCCGCCGGAGCCGGACGACGTGCGCCGCTCCCTGCGGGCCCACCCGGACGCGAAGGGCATGCTGCTGATCACCCCCACCGACTGGGGGTCGTGCGCGGACGTCCGCGGCGCCGCCGAGGCCTGCCACGCGCACGACGTACCGCTCATCGTCGACGAGGCGTGGGGCGCCCACCTGCCGTTCCACCCGGAGCTGCCGGTGTGGGGCATGGACGCCGGGGCCGACCTGGTCGTGACCAGCGTGCACAAGATGGGCGGGGCGGTCGAGCAGAGCTCCGTCTTCCACCTCCGGGGCGACCGGGTGTCCCCCGAGGTGCTCCGGCAGCGGGAGGACCTGCTGGGGACGACGAGTTCGTCGTCCCTGGTGTACGCCACGCTCGACGGGTGGCGGCGCCAGATGGTCGAGCAGGGGCGCGAGCTGCTGGAGACCGCGCTGCGCCGGGCCGGCCGCGTGCGCGAGGTGGTCGCGGGCCTGCCGGGGCTGCGGCTCATGGACGACGCCGTCGTCCGGGAGGGCCTCGCGGCGGAGATCGACCCGTTGAAGATCACCATCGACGTGCGGGAGCTGGGCGTCAGCGGCATGCAGGCCGCCGAGTGGCTGCGGACGGAGCGCCGCGTCGACGTCGGCGCCGCCGACACGTTCCGGATCAGCGCGACCCTCACGCACGGCGACGACGACCGGACCGAGAACGTCCTGTGCGGCGCCCTGCGCGCGCTGGTCGAGGGAGCCGACTCCATCGAGCGGCCGCGGCCGGTGCGGCTTCCCGAGCCGGGCGCGCTGGAACTGGAGCAGGCGGTGCTGCCCCGCACCGCGTTCTTCGGTGAGGCGGAGCACGTGCCGGCGGAGAAGGCCGCGGGCCGGATCGCCGCGGAGACGATCAGCCCCTACCCGCCGGGCGTCCCGGCCGTCGCGCCCGGCGAGGTCATCACCCGGGAGGTGGTGGACTACCTGCGCAGCGGGGTCGCCGCGGGGATGCTGGTGCCCGACGCGGCCGACGGGTCGCTGGAGACGTTCCGGGTCCTCGCCGAGTGA